The Gemmatimonadota bacterium genome window below encodes:
- a CDS encoding 4'-phosphopantetheinyl transferase superfamily protein, producing MTSEPTWWSGWRTARGSPILHVDLRPDPEREEYALELLDEAERVRWRGFVVDGSGRRFALCRAALRINLCARLGCENRELAFGYGEHGKPYAVVDGVPSRVSFNVSHSGQHGLIAFSEHDGLGVDLEVRAPARDFDGIGSRVYGPTERRSLEAASSRKADVFYRLWSLKEALIKALGTGFALSPARFEVPRSILDGERSASFRFPHLPDDEYRLEDLGTTRFAAALAFRLDPGSG from the coding sequence ATGACATCCGAACCGACCTGGTGGAGCGGTTGGCGCACGGCCAGGGGCTCGCCCATCCTCCACGTCGATCTCCGGCCCGACCCGGAACGGGAAGAGTACGCCCTGGAGCTCCTGGACGAAGCGGAGCGAGTGCGGTGGCGCGGGTTCGTGGTCGATGGGTCCGGCCGGAGGTTCGCGCTTTGCCGGGCGGCGCTGAGGATTAACCTTTGCGCGAGGCTCGGGTGCGAAAATCGGGAGCTGGCCTTCGGATACGGAGAGCACGGCAAGCCTTACGCCGTCGTCGACGGCGTCCCGTCACGGGTGAGCTTCAATGTGAGCCATTCCGGGCAGCACGGTCTGATCGCGTTCTCGGAACACGACGGGCTCGGCGTGGACCTCGAGGTGCGTGCTCCGGCCAGGGATTTCGACGGAATCGGGAGCAGGGTCTACGGCCCGACTGAACGCCGTTCGCTAGAGGCCGCCTCCAGCCGGAAGGCGGATGTCTTCTACCGGCTCTGGAGCCTGAAGGAGGCCCTCATCAAGGCTCTCGGCACCGGATTCGCCCTCTCTCCGGCCCGATTCGAGGTGCCGCGCTCGATACTGGACGGCGAACGGTCGGCGAGCTTCCGTTTCCCGCACCTTCCGGACGACGAGTACAGGCTGGAAGACCTGGGCACGACCCGCTTCGCCGCAGCGCTCGCGTTTCGGCTGGACCCGGGTTCCGGCTGA